In Saccharospirillaceae bacterium, the genomic window ACTGTTCGGTGGTCAGGCTGCTAAAGCAGGTAACATCTTGGTTCGTCAGCGTGGCACTAAATTCCACGCTGGTGAGAACGTTCGTATCGGTCGTGACCACACGTTGTTCGCAACTGCTGAAGGTGCAGTTAAGTTCGAAGTGAAAGGTCCTAACAACCGTAAAACTGTTAGCGTTATTCCAGCTGCTTAATTAAGCGCTCAACGCAAACAGAAAATTGCCCTGGCAACAGAATCTGGTGTCGGGGCATTTTTGTTTTTATCTTCACATTAAAGTTATTGGTTTGCAGGCGCATCACTTCTGCAGACGTGCGATAGAAAAGGGTTGCCGATATGAAATTCGTCGATGAAGCACCGATTGTTGTCGAGGCAGGCAAAGGCGGTAATGGCTGTATGAGTTTTCGCCGGGAAAAATACATCCCGAAAGGCGGCCCGGATGGCGGTGATGGTGGTGATGGTGGCTCCATCATTCTTGAAGCCGATGACGCGGTGAACACCCTCATTGATTACCGTTATACCCGCCGATATCGTGCGCCGAATGGTGGTAACGGTACCAGTCGTAACTGTACCGGTGCTAAAGGTGAAGATCTGATTCTTAAGGTGCCGGTAGGTACCACAGCGATTGATGTCGATACTGGTGAGACCCTGGGTGACTTAACCGAAGATGGTGAACGCCTGATGGTTGCGCGTGGTGGTTACCACGGCTTGGGTAATACCCGTTATAAGTCATCGACCAACCAGGCGCCGCGTCAGACTAAACCGGGTCAGCCGGGGGAATCCCGTAACCTCAAGTTAGAGCTGAAAGTTTTGGCTGATGTCGGCCTGCTGGGTTTGCCAAATGCCGGTAAGTCGACCTTTATTCGTGCGGTATCTGCAGCTAAACCAAAAGTGGCGGATTACCCGTTTACCACTCTGGTTCCAAATCTGGGGGTGGTGAAAATTGAAGATCACCGCTCCTTTGTAGTCGCTGATATTCCCGGTCTGATTGAGGGCGCGTCTGAGGGGGCCGGCCTGGGTACTCGCTTCCTGAAGCATTTGGTTCGTACTCAGTTGTTGCTTCATATCGTCGATATGGCGCCGTTTGACGAGTCTGATCCGGCTGAGCGCGTGATGGCGATCAGTCAGGAGTTGGAGCAGTTCTCACCGGGATTGGCCCACCGTGATCGCTGGTTGGTGCTGAATAAGCTGGACATGGTTGACGCGGATGAGCGTCAGGCCCGTGTTGATGCCGTGCTGGAGAAGCTGGATTGGCATGGGCCAGTATTCGAAATCTCTGCACTGCAGCGTGAAGGCACCTTTAAGCTGAGCTGCGCCATTATGGATTACATGGAAGAGCGCCGTCAGCGAGCTCAGGATGACGAGGAGTTTGCCGAGCAATTGCTGGCAGAGCGTGAGATGGTTGAGCAGGAGGCGCGCGAGCACGTTGAAATGCTGGAAGAGCGCCGTCGTCTGGAGCGTATTGCTCGTAAGGTCGCTAGTGCGGACGACGATGATGATGACGATTACGATGTTGAAGTGGTTTACACCACCGAATAAGCTGGCTCATTAGCCTCGATTCATGAAATAAGCCCGAAACAGATGAGCAACGAACTGATCGAACAACTTACCAATCACCGGAAGAAGTTAGCCCGGCAGAAGCGCTGGGTAATCAAAATTGGTAGTGCCTTGTTAACCAACGATGGTCAGGGTCTTAACCGTGACGGTATGGCCAGCTGGGTGGATCAGATTGCCCGTTTGCTGGCGTTGGGTCATGAGGTGGTTCTTGTCTCTTCTGGTTCGGTCGCCGAAGGCATGACACGCCTGGGTTGGAAATCCCGCCCGGATAATGTTCACCAGCTGCAAGCGGCTGCAGCAGTGGGTCAAATGGGTCTGGTTCAGGCGTATGAATCCTCTTTTGCCCGTTACGAAAAATCCACTGCACAAGTTCTTCTTACCCACGATGATCTTAGTGATCGCACCCGTTACCTGAATGCTCGCAGTACACTGAAAACGCTGCTTGAGCTTGGTGTAGTGCCAATCGTAAACGAGAACGACACGGTTGTGACCGACGAAATTTGTTTCGGTGATAACGACACCTTAGGTGCTTTGGTCGCCAATCTGGTTGAAGCGGATGTGTTGGTTATTCTGACCGATCAGGATGGCTTATTTACGGCGGATCCACGTTCCAATCCTGACGCTGAAATTATTTATCAGGGCCAGGCTTCTGATGAACGCTTTGCGGCGATGGCTGGTGGTGGTGGCACTTTGGGTCGTGGCGGCATGGTCACAAAGGTACGTGCGGCAACATTGGCGGCGCGTTCTGGCGCTGACACGGTGATTGTTGGTGGACGCATCGATAATGTGATTTCGCGGTTATATGATGGTGAGTTGTTGGGGACCCTGCTTCTGGCTGATAAAGAACCCGTTGCGGCTCGTAAACAGTGGATTGCTGGCCATTTGCAAACCCATGGTGAGCTGGTGCTCGATGCGGGTGCAATCAAGGCGTTGCGCGATGGTGGACGCAGTCTGTTACCGATTGGGGTGACTGCTGCGAACGGACGCTTTGAGCGAGGGCAGGTTGTTGCCTGTAAAGACGAGCAGGGAAGGTTGGTCGCGAAAGGGCTGGTCAATTACAGCCGCTCAGAAGCATTAAAGATTTTAAGAACGCCAAGCTCAAAACTAGAAGATGCGCTGGGGTTTGTGACAGAGCCAGAAATGATTCACCGCGATAATCTGGTTGTTATTTAAGAATATTATTTCTCGGGAGAATAGGATGATCGAGCAAGTAAACGTTGCTGGTATTGAAGTAAACAACGATAAGCCATTCGTGCTGTTTGGCGGTATGAATGTACTTGAAAGCCGTGATCTCGCCATGGCTATCTGCGAACACTACGTCGAAGTGACCGAGAAGCTGAGTATTCCTTATGTATTTAAGGCGTCCTTTGATAAGGCGAACCGTTCCTCGATCAATTCGTATCGTGGCCCTGGTATGGAAGAAGGTCTGAAGATCTTTGAGGAGATTAAATCGACCTTTAATGTACCAATTATTACCGATGTTCATGAGCCATTTCAGGCTGCTCCGGTAGCTGAGGTGGTTGATGTGATTCAATTACCCGCGTTCCTTGCACGTCAGACCGACCTGGTGGTTGCGATGGCAGAAACCGGTGCTGCTATTAACGTTAAGAAGCCTCAGTTTCTGGCGCCCCACGAAATGCGTCATATCATTAAAAAGTTCGCGGAAGCGGGCAATGAAAAAGTGATGCTGTGTGAGCGTGGTTCCAGCTTTGGCTATAACAATCTTGTGGTTGATATGCTGGGCATGGACGACATGAAAAAGCAGGCGCCGGTCATCTTTGATGCGACTCATGCACTGCAGCGCCCGGGTGGTCGTGCCGATTCTGCTGATGGTCGTCGCGCTCAGGCATTTGAACTGGCTCGCTCTGGTATGGCGCTGGGTATCGCAGGTTTGTTCTTGGAAGCGCACCCAAATCCGGCTGAAGCTAA contains:
- the rpmA gene encoding 50S ribosomal protein L27 is translated as MAHKKAGGSTRNGRDSESKRLGVKLFGGQAAKAGNILVRQRGTKFHAGENVRIGRDHTLFATAEGAVKFEVKGPNNRKTVSVIPAA
- the obgE gene encoding GTPase ObgE, with translation MKFVDEAPIVVEAGKGGNGCMSFRREKYIPKGGPDGGDGGDGGSIILEADDAVNTLIDYRYTRRYRAPNGGNGTSRNCTGAKGEDLILKVPVGTTAIDVDTGETLGDLTEDGERLMVARGGYHGLGNTRYKSSTNQAPRQTKPGQPGESRNLKLELKVLADVGLLGLPNAGKSTFIRAVSAAKPKVADYPFTTLVPNLGVVKIEDHRSFVVADIPGLIEGASEGAGLGTRFLKHLVRTQLLLHIVDMAPFDESDPAERVMAISQELEQFSPGLAHRDRWLVLNKLDMVDADERQARVDAVLEKLDWHGPVFEISALQREGTFKLSCAIMDYMEERRQRAQDDEEFAEQLLAEREMVEQEAREHVEMLEERRRLERIARKVASADDDDDDDYDVEVVYTTE
- the proB gene encoding glutamate 5-kinase, coding for MSNELIEQLTNHRKKLARQKRWVIKIGSALLTNDGQGLNRDGMASWVDQIARLLALGHEVVLVSSGSVAEGMTRLGWKSRPDNVHQLQAAAAVGQMGLVQAYESSFARYEKSTAQVLLTHDDLSDRTRYLNARSTLKTLLELGVVPIVNENDTVVTDEICFGDNDTLGALVANLVEADVLVILTDQDGLFTADPRSNPDAEIIYQGQASDERFAAMAGGGGTLGRGGMVTKVRAATLAARSGADTVIVGGRIDNVISRLYDGELLGTLLLADKEPVAARKQWIAGHLQTHGELVLDAGAIKALRDGGRSLLPIGVTAANGRFERGQVVACKDEQGRLVAKGLVNYSRSEALKILRTPSSKLEDALGFVTEPEMIHRDNLVVI
- the kdsA gene encoding 3-deoxy-8-phosphooctulonate synthase: MIEQVNVAGIEVNNDKPFVLFGGMNVLESRDLAMAICEHYVEVTEKLSIPYVFKASFDKANRSSINSYRGPGMEEGLKIFEEIKSTFNVPIITDVHEPFQAAPVAEVVDVIQLPAFLARQTDLVVAMAETGAAINVKKPQFLAPHEMRHIIKKFAEAGNEKVMLCERGSSFGYNNLVVDMLGMDDMKKQAPVIFDATHALQRPGGRADSADGRRAQAFELARSGMALGIAGLFLEAHPNPAEAKCDGPCALPLDKLEPYLAQMKAVDELVKSFEPVIIA